A genomic segment from Brevundimonas mediterranea encodes:
- a CDS encoding DUF2231 domain-containing protein — translation MSIRKLLSGIALVVALSVSAPAFAHEDHDKQAAARAQAAAPAGAVPEGGVMAMPGMAMDMDHGAMTADEGPKPMPQRLYRWLGAMHPAAVHFPIALFLVAALLEIAALTLRRPVLTQGTRVIIALAAISAVAAVALGWFAMGLPGKDDVTHLYHRWLGTSIAALGLLSWWAKEQWVRRPGRGRELIYIGLLTVTAAAVVVNGLLGGMLTHGMRHLMF, via the coding sequence ATGTCGATACGCAAACTTCTGTCGGGGATCGCCCTGGTGGTGGCGCTGTCTGTCAGCGCGCCCGCGTTCGCGCACGAGGATCATGACAAGCAGGCCGCGGCCCGTGCCCAGGCCGCCGCGCCGGCGGGCGCCGTGCCAGAAGGCGGCGTGATGGCCATGCCGGGGATGGCTATGGACATGGACCACGGGGCCATGACGGCGGACGAGGGTCCCAAGCCAATGCCCCAGCGCCTGTATCGCTGGCTCGGCGCCATGCATCCCGCCGCCGTCCATTTCCCGATCGCGCTGTTCCTCGTCGCCGCGCTCCTCGAGATCGCCGCCCTGACGCTGCGTCGGCCGGTCCTGACCCAGGGCACGCGGGTGATCATCGCCCTGGCGGCGATCTCCGCGGTCGCCGCGGTGGCGCTGGGATGGTTCGCTATGGGGCTGCCCGGGAAGGACGATGTGACTCACCTCTACCATCGGTGGCTCGGCACCTCGATCGCCGCGCTCGGCCTGCTGAGCTGGTGGGCGAAGGAACAATGGGTCCGCCGGCCGGGGCGCGGGCGCGAGCTGATCTACATCGGTCTTTTGACCGTGACCGCCGCCGCCGTGGTGGTCAACGGCCTGCTGGGCGGGATGCTGACCCATGGCATGAGGCATCTGATGTTCTGA
- a CDS encoding Spy/CpxP family protein refolding chaperone, with protein sequence MKRGWQAIALTAVLAAVASGAGTWISASWVLSRREPPSLHDIVHHDLKLSPDQLTRIDAVEARFAARRPALEADVRAANQELARAIARSDGDGPQVQAAVDHFHVAMGALQKETIAHVFEMRSVLTPAQAEVFDDRIVEALAPDEG encoded by the coding sequence ATGAAGCGCGGCTGGCAGGCCATCGCCCTGACGGCCGTCCTGGCGGCGGTCGCCAGCGGCGCGGGCACTTGGATCAGCGCCAGCTGGGTGCTGAGCCGGCGCGAACCGCCATCCCTGCACGACATCGTGCACCACGACCTGAAGCTCTCGCCCGACCAGCTGACCCGCATCGACGCAGTCGAAGCCCGGTTCGCCGCGCGCCGGCCCGCGCTCGAAGCGGACGTCCGCGCGGCCAATCAGGAACTGGCGCGCGCGATCGCAAGGAGCGACGGCGACGGTCCCCAGGTCCAGGCGGCGGTGGACCATTTCCACGTCGCCATGGGCGCCTTGCAGAAGGAGACGATCGCCCACGTCTTCGAGATGCGGTCCGTTCTGACGCCGGCCCAGGCCGAGGTATTCGACGACCGTATCGTCGAGGCCCTCGCGCCCGACGAAGGCTAG
- a CDS encoding RNA polymerase sigma factor, with product MDSPNDLSARAAGGDRAAFSELMRQTKTSLFRFVRRYVGDEQDAWDLLQDTYAAAWINIRRYDPVRPFEAWIRTIALNKCRDWSRRRFVRRLIRGDVDLSSPEAMSVPDGAEAVDDRMDASARLARLNEAMSRLPPHLKAPLMLTAIEGRSQAETAGMLGVSIKTVETRVARARRKLSEALDDTPAVRAALE from the coding sequence GTGGACAGCCCCAACGACCTGTCAGCCCGCGCCGCCGGCGGGGACCGGGCGGCCTTCAGCGAGTTGATGCGGCAGACCAAGACTTCTCTGTTCCGTTTCGTCCGGCGCTATGTCGGCGATGAACAGGACGCCTGGGACCTGTTGCAGGACACCTATGCGGCGGCCTGGATCAACATTCGCCGCTACGACCCGGTCCGACCCTTCGAGGCCTGGATCCGGACCATCGCACTCAATAAATGCCGGGACTGGAGCCGTCGCCGCTTCGTTCGGCGGCTCATCCGGGGCGACGTCGACCTGTCGTCGCCGGAAGCCATGTCCGTGCCGGACGGGGCCGAGGCGGTGGATGACCGGATGGATGCCAGCGCAAGGCTGGCGCGGTTGAACGAGGCCATGAGCCGTCTGCCGCCGCACCTCAAGGCTCCGCTTATGCTGACGGCGATCGAAGGGCGCAGTCAGGCGGAAACGGCCGGGATGCTGGGTGTCTCCATCAAGACCGTGGAGACCCGCGTGGCGCGGGCTCGTCGCAAGCTGTCCGAGGCGCTGGACGACACGCCCGCTGTCCGGGCCGCTCTTGAGTGA
- a CDS encoding copper resistance CopC family protein, translating into MNRSILTSLAALAALAPVSLAQAQSHSHAGMSAQDHAAMQAPANGVVTAPADNAMLAVAPTTFSATFPHAMTLTSLRLTGPDARSIDVAVVDDAAPVTTVSAPLPILAPGSYSAAWAAKGADGHQMNGVVRFMVH; encoded by the coding sequence ATGAACCGTTCAATCCTCACCAGCCTGGCCGCTCTGGCGGCGCTGGCTCCCGTCTCCCTCGCCCAGGCCCAGAGCCATTCGCACGCGGGCATGTCGGCGCAGGATCACGCCGCCATGCAGGCCCCCGCCAACGGCGTCGTCACCGCGCCCGCGGACAACGCCATGCTAGCGGTCGCGCCGACGACCTTCTCGGCGACGTTCCCGCACGCCATGACCCTGACCTCTCTCAGGCTGACGGGCCCTGACGCCCGGTCCATCGACGTGGCTGTGGTCGACGACGCGGCGCCGGTCACCACGGTCAGCGCGCCCCTCCCCATCCTGGCCCCCGGATCCTATTCCGCCGCCTGGGCCGCGAAGGGCGCCGACGGCCACCAGATGAACGGCGTGGTCCGTTTCATGGTTCACTGA
- a CDS encoding copper resistance protein B: protein MKTSVAVLPLILAAASAAAGTPALAQSHAEHATPAPVRQTLPEGCVARGSSTADASRIGTAGAPTCPTGAVPVRLQAGAMPAGHDMSTMGQTRPAPAMPAGHDMSTMPQTQPAPAAASRHAGHDMSTMGQTQPAPAMPAGHDMSAMGQTQPAPAAASPHAGHDMSAMGQTQPAPAMPAGHDMSTMGQTQPAPAATSPHAGHDMSTMGQTQPAPAMPAGHNMSTMGQTQPAPAAASPHAGHDMSTMGQTPPAPAMPAGHDMSTMGQMPAGHDMSGMAMPPDVPTSANNPGRPPEAPAPAGAASGPANAADLLFDPAEMAAARAQLLVEHGNVRTTAVIIDQLEATFGDDEEGYAWDAQGWTGGDINRFWWKSEGEGAFDGEVEEAEIQALYSRAFRPFFDFQTGLRQTYRPEGDRTDLVVGIQGLAPYWFEVDAAAFLSNKGELTARAEAEYDQRITNRWIVQPRAEVVLSAEDIPELRIGSGLSTLQIGARLRYEFRKEFAPYVGVEWTKSFGNTADFLEADGRSSEDTRLVVGIRAWF from the coding sequence GTGAAGACGTCGGTCGCCGTCCTTCCCCTGATCCTCGCCGCGGCCTCCGCGGCGGCGGGAACGCCTGCGCTGGCGCAGAGCCACGCCGAGCATGCAACGCCCGCGCCTGTTCGCCAGACGCTTCCGGAGGGTTGCGTCGCGCGCGGCTCCTCCACCGCCGATGCATCCCGGATAGGGACGGCCGGAGCGCCGACGTGCCCGACGGGCGCGGTGCCCGTCCGTCTGCAGGCTGGGGCGATGCCGGCGGGGCACGACATGTCGACCATGGGCCAGACCCGGCCTGCGCCGGCCATGCCTGCGGGACACGACATGTCTACGATGCCCCAGACGCAGCCCGCTCCAGCCGCCGCGTCTAGACATGCCGGTCATGACATGTCGACCATGGGTCAGACCCAGCCCGCGCCGGCCATGCCGGCGGGGCACGACATGTCGGCTATGGGCCAGACCCAGCCGGCTCCGGCCGCCGCGTCCCCGCATGCCGGCCATGACATGTCGGCCATGGGTCAGACCCAGCCTGCGCCAGCCATGCCCGCGGGGCACGACATGTCGACGATGGGCCAGACTCAGCCGGCTCCGGCCGCCACGTCCCCGCATGCCGGTCATGATATGTCGACCATGGGTCAGACCCAGCCCGCGCCAGCCATGCCGGCGGGACACAACATGTCGACGATGGGCCAGACCCAGCCGGCTCCGGCCGCCGCGTCCCCGCATGCCGGCCATGACATGTCGACCATGGGTCAGACCCCGCCCGCGCCGGCCATGCCGGCGGGGCACGACATGTCGACGATGGGTCAGATGCCGGCCGGACACGACATGTCCGGAATGGCCATGCCGCCCGACGTCCCGACCAGCGCGAACAATCCCGGACGTCCACCGGAAGCCCCCGCTCCGGCGGGCGCGGCAAGCGGGCCGGCCAATGCCGCCGACCTGCTGTTCGACCCCGCCGAAATGGCGGCGGCCCGCGCCCAGCTGTTGGTCGAGCACGGAAACGTCCGCACGACGGCGGTCATCATCGACCAGCTCGAAGCGACCTTTGGCGACGACGAGGAAGGCTACGCCTGGGACGCCCAGGGCTGGACCGGCGGCGACATCAATCGGTTCTGGTGGAAGTCGGAAGGGGAGGGCGCTTTTGACGGCGAGGTCGAGGAGGCCGAGATCCAGGCCCTCTACAGCCGGGCGTTCCGACCCTTCTTCGACTTCCAGACCGGCCTGCGGCAGACCTACCGGCCCGAGGGCGACCGGACCGATCTGGTCGTCGGCATTCAGGGTCTGGCGCCCTACTGGTTCGAGGTCGATGCGGCGGCCTTCCTGTCCAACAAGGGCGAACTGACGGCGAGGGCGGAGGCCGAATATGATCAGCGGATCACCAATCGCTGGATCGTGCAGCCCCGGGCCGAGGTGGTGCTGTCGGCGGAGGACATCCCCGAACTCCGGATCGGGTCCGGCCTGTCGACGCTCCAGATCGGGGCCCGCTTGCGCTACGAGTTCCGCAAGGAATTCGCACCCTATGTCGGCGTCGAATGGACCAAGAGCTTCGGCAATACGGCGGACTTCCTGGAAGCTGACGGGCGAAGCTCGGAAGACACCCGGCTGGTCGTCGGCATTCGGGCGTGGTTCTAG
- a CDS encoding HAD family hydrolase yields the protein MIDLDDTLLSAYRRPDLAWRSVCQVYQTELGDLAPDVAARALTEAGRAFWSDPDSHAVGRADPKQARRVIAAKAFEALRRDSSPTVSPEIAERIADAFSLHRDRQMRLEPKADAVLVQLRDAGYRLALLTNGAGPLQRAKIERFGLASRFHHIQIEGEVGVGKPDPGAFRRVFAALNVDPPEVCVVGDSLEWDIRPAKALGCFTILYDPEAGQAVGRGFGDAHVVTRTLASLAPHLQERSSPPGRMDRAGRRSRRAD from the coding sequence GTGATCGATCTGGATGACACCCTGCTCTCAGCCTATCGCCGCCCTGATCTGGCGTGGCGCAGCGTCTGTCAGGTATACCAGACCGAGCTTGGCGACCTCGCTCCGGACGTTGCAGCGCGCGCCCTGACGGAGGCGGGGCGGGCCTTCTGGAGCGATCCGGACAGCCACGCCGTGGGCCGCGCAGACCCGAAGCAGGCCCGGCGCGTCATCGCAGCCAAAGCCTTCGAGGCCTTGCGGCGCGACAGTAGTCCAACGGTATCTCCCGAGATCGCAGAGCGCATCGCCGACGCCTTCAGCCTCCATCGCGACCGGCAGATGCGGCTCGAACCCAAGGCGGACGCCGTGTTGGTCCAACTGCGGGACGCTGGATACCGGCTCGCGCTGCTCACCAACGGCGCCGGTCCACTGCAGCGCGCCAAGATCGAGCGTTTCGGTCTGGCTTCGCGTTTCCATCATATCCAGATTGAAGGCGAGGTCGGCGTTGGCAAGCCCGATCCGGGCGCGTTCAGGCGAGTGTTTGCCGCCTTGAACGTCGATCCGCCCGAGGTCTGTGTCGTCGGAGACAGTCTGGAATGGGACATTCGCCCGGCCAAGGCGCTGGGCTGTTTCACCATTCTGTACGACCCGGAGGCTGGCCAAGCTGTAGGACGCGGTTTCGGCGACGCCCACGTTGTGACCCGGACATTGGCGAGCTTGGCGCCCCACCTTCAGGAGCGTAGTTCGCCCCCCGGCCGGATGGATCGCGCCGGCCGGCGATCACGGCGCGCCGACTGA